From the genome of Flavobacterium ovatum, one region includes:
- a CDS encoding DUF5074 domain-containing protein, producing MNFKKITIACIATALSLVSCTNDDNESKSQGTYDKGVIILNEGGFTKGNAEISFLANAGVATENKLFALNNGGSLLGDVAQNFNANGATAYVVMNGSNKIEVLERYSLKRIATISKDLYNPRYIVFANGKGYVTNWGDGDDATDDYVAVINLTTNLVESKIPVAEGPEKLIVYNSKLYVAHKGGYGSGNTLSVIDVATAKVSTTVPVGDVPAAIEENQGVIYVLCQGKSVWSGAESAGKIQKINPATNLVTTSLDFALTSHPGKMDIENNKIYFTQAKNVYVMNTSDTSLPTTALFESTFSPYGFAVNNNLIYTGDAGDYSSDGKIAIYDTAGSLKSTYAVGIIPGGFFFNN from the coding sequence ATGAACTTTAAAAAAATTACAATTGCTTGCATCGCCACTGCTTTATCTTTGGTTTCTTGTACGAATGATGATAATGAATCCAAATCACAAGGGACGTATGACAAAGGTGTGATTATTTTGAACGAAGGCGGTTTTACTAAAGGGAACGCTGAGATTTCGTTTCTTGCCAACGCAGGTGTAGCCACAGAAAATAAGTTGTTTGCTCTAAACAACGGAGGAAGTTTGTTGGGTGATGTAGCACAAAATTTTAATGCTAACGGAGCAACTGCTTATGTAGTAATGAATGGTTCGAATAAGATTGAGGTTCTAGAGAGATACTCGTTGAAAAGAATAGCTACAATAAGTAAAGATTTGTACAACCCAAGATATATTGTGTTTGCCAATGGCAAAGGCTATGTAACCAATTGGGGAGATGGTGATGATGCTACTGACGATTATGTAGCGGTTATTAATTTAACAACGAACCTTGTTGAATCAAAAATCCCAGTTGCCGAAGGACCAGAGAAACTAATAGTGTACAACAGCAAGTTATATGTTGCGCACAAAGGAGGGTATGGTTCTGGAAACACACTATCTGTTATCGATGTTGCTACGGCCAAAGTATCAACTACCGTTCCTGTTGGTGATGTTCCTGCTGCTATTGAAGAGAATCAAGGGGTAATTTATGTTTTATGCCAAGGGAAATCGGTGTGGTCAGGTGCTGAATCTGCCGGTAAAATCCAAAAAATTAATCCTGCAACAAATTTAGTTACGACTAGTTTAGATTTTGCTTTGACGTCTCATCCTGGAAAAATGGATATTGAAAATAACAAAATTTATTTTACACAAGCTAAAAATGTTTATGTAATGAATACAAGTGATACGAGTTTGCCAACAACGGCATTATTTGAATCTACTTTTAGCCCTTACGGATTTGCTGTAAATAATAATTTGATCTATACTGGAGATGCTGGGGATTATAGCTCAGACGGAAAAATAGCTATTTATGATACTGCTGGAAGTTTAAAATCTACTTACGCTGTAGGTATTATTCCAGGTGGTTTCTTTTTTAATAACTAG